Proteins co-encoded in one Ruegeria sp. YS9 genomic window:
- a CDS encoding AlpA family transcriptional regulator produces MIAKQADTLLKPEQVAERLGVSTTTLATWRCTKRYPLAYVKVGRLVRYRMGDVEAFEIARLQEVVANDW; encoded by the coding sequence ATGATCGCAAAACAGGCAGACACCCTGCTCAAACCCGAGCAAGTCGCGGAACGCCTCGGCGTGTCCACAACCACCCTTGCCACATGGCGTTGCACCAAACGCTACCCGCTGGCTTATGTCAAAGTTGGCCGCTTGGTCCGCTATCGCATGGGAGATGTAGAAGCGTTCGAGATCGCGCGTCTTCAGGAGGTGGTTGCAAATGACTGGTAG